One region of Burkholderia cepacia ATCC 25416 genomic DNA includes:
- a CDS encoding H-NS family nucleoid-associated regulatory protein, with the protein MSTFQELLARRAALETEIQTAKAGERSNALKEVKRLVDEFDFSTREIFGTSKIRKRQTVQPRYRDPATGATWSGRGRPPKWIDGKDRSQYRIEAPATHA; encoded by the coding sequence ATGTCGACCTTCCAAGAACTGCTCGCACGGCGAGCTGCCCTTGAAACGGAAATTCAGACCGCCAAGGCAGGAGAGCGCTCGAATGCGCTGAAGGAAGTCAAACGACTCGTGGACGAGTTCGACTTCTCGACGCGGGAGATTTTCGGCACGAGCAAGATTCGGAAGCGCCAGACCGTTCAGCCTCGGTATCGCGATCCCGCGACTGGCGCGACGTGGAGCGGTCGCGGCCGGCCGCCGAAGTGGATTGACGGCAAGGACCGCTCGCAGTACCGGATCGAGGCGCCGGCCACGCACGCTTGA
- a CDS encoding DUF2471 family protein has product MKPSDNPAIMDLETDPVLFEHALERVTEDLRRIVMSITERHFNSGLVPSITWPALLEIEEEAFSDLAFQSRNEAAVVAALPRIGPTTLPGIDLNGLIDWRLSARWLPIAYECVRDYLLTARPAAQRDDEV; this is encoded by the coding sequence ATGAAACCCTCCGATAATCCCGCAATCATGGATCTGGAAACGGACCCGGTGCTGTTCGAACACGCGCTTGAACGAGTCACGGAAGACTTGCGCCGAATCGTGATGTCGATAACGGAGCGCCATTTCAATTCAGGTTTGGTGCCCTCGATCACCTGGCCTGCGCTGCTCGAGATTGAAGAGGAAGCCTTTTCGGACCTTGCATTCCAAAGCCGCAACGAAGCCGCAGTCGTCGCCGCGCTTCCCCGGATCGGGCCTACTACGCTGCCGGGCATCGATCTGAACGGGCTGATCGACTGGCGCCTGTCCGCACGGTGGCTGCCGATCGCTTACGAATGTGTCCGGGACTACCTGTTGACCGCGCGTCCGGCGGCACAACGCGACGACGAAGTGTGA
- a CDS encoding error-prone DNA polymerase, with amino-acid sequence MDAGSFGALPAYAELQVASDFSFLHGASRAEEYVGRAAQLGYSAIAITDECSLAGVVRAHVEAKAANMPLIIGSHFRLTAADGALAIAFTALAMNRDGYGNLCEFISLGRMRSKKGTYRLAPLDLEHPEAPYTHLRSLPDCIAILSPDFPANEQRLDAQVEWFARVFGDRAWVALTLHARAMDDIHRGVVERVAARHGVPVVATSWPLMHVRSRKPLQDVLTGIRVGRPVTECGYELAPNAERHLRSRLRLANLYPAGALEETVRVARRCTFSLDDLKYEYPDELVPAGTDPATYLREQTYIGARRRFPAGIPVDVQAQIEHELQLIAELHYEPYFLTVYDIVQFARGQGILCQGRGSAANSAVCYCLGVTEVDPSRSNMLFERFVSTNRADPPDIDVDFEHDRREIVMQYIYGKYGRDRAALTAAVTTYRPRSALREAGKALGVDPAIVERVAKQHHWFDSRADLLQRFAEAGLDPEAPLNQQWAAFAAQLLGYPRHLSQHSGGFVISRSKLTRLVPVENAAMDDRSIIQWDKDDIEALGILKIDVLALGMLSMVRRALDMISEKRGETFELQDIPAEDKPTYDMLCDGDSMGVFQVESRAQMSMLPRLRPQCFYDLVIEVAIVRPGPVQGGMVHPFLRRRQGLEPVTYPSPDVEKALKRTLGVPIFQEQVMQVAMLAAGFSAGEADQLRRAMAAWKRKGGLEPYHERLVSGMLARGYDHEFAEAIFAQIKGFGDYGFPESHAASFALLVYSSAWLRRHEPAVFLAALLNSQPMGFYTPSQLLQDARRRGVEVLPVDVNVSTWDSALEGPTTSAPVRLGFSLLRGMREDVAGRIELARAARPFVDVADLARRARLDRHDLQVLARANALRSLAGGNRRAALWLAAAAVPDRDLLRGTERDDAVPALPQASEGHEIVTDYRAMGFTLGRHPLALLRERLALDRLQSAEQLATLRSGQLARACGLVTVRQRPGTANGVLFMTLEDETGQVNVILWPGLLEQFRKEALGAALLAVYGVWQAEGKVRHLIASKLVDRTELLGALPTTAREFR; translated from the coding sequence ATGGACGCCGGCAGTTTCGGCGCCCTGCCCGCCTACGCGGAACTGCAGGTCGCCTCCGATTTTTCATTCCTGCACGGCGCGTCGCGCGCGGAGGAATACGTCGGCCGCGCGGCGCAGCTCGGCTACAGCGCGATCGCGATCACCGACGAATGCTCGCTGGCCGGCGTCGTGCGCGCGCACGTCGAAGCGAAGGCGGCGAACATGCCGCTGATCATCGGCTCGCACTTCCGGCTGACGGCCGCCGACGGCGCGCTGGCGATCGCGTTCACCGCACTCGCGATGAATCGCGACGGTTACGGCAACCTCTGCGAATTCATTTCGCTCGGTCGGATGCGCAGCAAGAAAGGCACGTACCGCCTAGCGCCGCTTGATCTAGAGCATCCGGAAGCGCCGTACACCCACCTCCGCAGCCTGCCCGACTGCATCGCGATCCTGTCGCCGGACTTCCCGGCAAACGAGCAGCGCCTCGACGCGCAGGTCGAATGGTTCGCACGCGTGTTCGGCGATCGCGCATGGGTCGCGCTGACGCTGCACGCACGCGCGATGGACGACATCCACCGCGGCGTGGTCGAGCGCGTCGCAGCGCGCCACGGCGTGCCGGTGGTGGCCACCAGCTGGCCGCTGATGCACGTGCGGTCGCGCAAGCCGCTGCAGGACGTGCTGACGGGAATTCGCGTCGGCCGACCGGTAACGGAGTGCGGGTACGAGCTCGCGCCGAATGCGGAGCGTCACCTGCGATCGCGCCTGCGGCTCGCCAACCTCTATCCCGCCGGCGCGCTCGAGGAAACCGTGCGTGTCGCGCGACGCTGCACGTTCTCGCTCGACGACCTGAAGTACGAGTATCCGGATGAACTGGTACCGGCCGGCACCGACCCGGCGACGTACCTGCGCGAGCAGACCTACATCGGCGCACGCCGGCGCTTCCCTGCCGGCATCCCGGTTGACGTCCAGGCGCAGATCGAGCACGAGCTGCAACTGATAGCGGAGCTGCACTATGAGCCGTACTTCCTGACCGTCTACGACATTGTGCAATTCGCACGGGGACAGGGAATCTTGTGCCAAGGGCGCGGATCGGCGGCGAATTCGGCGGTGTGCTATTGCCTTGGCGTGACCGAGGTGGACCCGTCCCGCTCCAACATGCTGTTTGAGCGTTTTGTCTCAACAAATAGGGCCGACCCCCCAGATATCGACGTGGACTTCGAACATGACCGTAGGGAAATCGTCATGCAGTACATCTACGGCAAGTACGGCCGCGATCGCGCAGCGCTGACGGCCGCCGTCACGACATACCGGCCGCGCAGCGCGTTGCGCGAAGCCGGCAAAGCACTCGGCGTGGATCCGGCGATCGTCGAACGCGTGGCGAAGCAGCATCACTGGTTCGACTCGCGCGCCGATCTGCTGCAGCGGTTTGCAGAGGCCGGTCTCGATCCCGAAGCGCCGCTGAATCAGCAGTGGGCCGCGTTTGCCGCTCAGTTGCTCGGCTATCCACGTCACCTGTCGCAGCACTCGGGCGGCTTCGTGATCAGCCGCAGCAAGCTCACCCGGCTCGTGCCGGTCGAGAACGCAGCGATGGACGATCGCTCGATCATCCAGTGGGACAAGGACGACATCGAGGCGCTCGGCATCCTGAAGATCGACGTCCTGGCGCTCGGCATGCTGTCGATGGTGCGACGCGCGCTCGACATGATCTCGGAAAAGCGCGGCGAGACTTTCGAGTTGCAGGACATCCCGGCAGAGGACAAACCGACCTACGACATGCTGTGCGACGGCGACAGCATGGGCGTGTTCCAGGTGGAATCGCGCGCGCAGATGTCGATGCTGCCGCGCCTGCGACCGCAATGCTTCTACGACCTGGTGATCGAAGTGGCGATCGTCCGGCCGGGCCCGGTTCAGGGCGGCATGGTCCATCCGTTTCTGCGCCGGCGTCAGGGGCTCGAACCGGTCACCTATCCTTCGCCCGACGTCGAGAAGGCGCTGAAGCGCACGCTCGGCGTGCCGATCTTCCAGGAGCAAGTCATGCAGGTCGCGATGCTCGCGGCCGGCTTCTCCGCCGGTGAGGCTGACCAGCTCCGGCGCGCGATGGCGGCCTGGAAACGCAAGGGCGGCTTGGAGCCGTATCACGAGCGCCTGGTCAGCGGCATGCTCGCGCGCGGCTACGATCACGAGTTCGCCGAGGCGATCTTCGCGCAGATCAAGGGTTTCGGCGACTACGGCTTCCCGGAAAGCCACGCGGCCAGCTTCGCGCTACTCGTCTACTCGAGCGCATGGTTGCGTCGCCACGAACCGGCCGTGTTTCTGGCCGCGCTGCTCAACAGCCAGCCGATGGGCTTCTATACGCCGTCGCAGCTACTGCAGGACGCGCGACGCCGCGGCGTTGAGGTGCTGCCCGTCGACGTCAACGTGAGCACATGGGATTCAGCGCTCGAAGGGCCGACGACGTCGGCGCCCGTGCGGCTTGGCTTCTCGCTGTTGCGCGGCATGCGCGAAGATGTCGCCGGCCGCATCGAGCTCGCACGCGCAGCGCGACCATTCGTCGACGTCGCGGATCTCGCGCGCCGCGCGCGGCTCGATCGGCACGACCTGCAGGTGCTCGCGCGTGCGAACGCTCTTCGCTCACTGGCCGGCGGCAATCGACGCGCGGCGCTTTGGTTGGCGGCCGCCGCAGTCCCTGATCGCGATTTGCTGCGCGGTACCGAGCGCGACGACGCGGTGCCGGCGTTGCCTCAAGCATCGGAGGGCCACGAGATCGTGACGGACTATCGCGCGATGGGCTTTACGCTCGGCCGTCATCCGCTGGCGCTGCTGCGTGAGCGCCTCGCGCTCGATCGCCTGCAGTCGGCCGAGCAGCTGGCAACGTTGCGCAGCGGCCAGCTCGCGCGCGCGTGCGGATTGGTCACGGTGCGGCAGCGGCCGGGCACGGCCAACGGCGTGCTGTTCATGACGCTGGAGGACGAGACGGGCCAGGTCAACGTGATCCTCTGGCCCGGCCTGCTGGAGCAGTTTCGGAAGGAAGCGCTCGGCGCCGCGCTGCTCGCCGTGTACGGCGTGTGGCAGGCTGAAGGTAAAGTTCGGCATCTGATCGCGAGCAAGCTCGTCGACCGGACCGAACTTCTCGGGGCACTGCCCACGACGGCGAGGGAGTTTCGCTGA
- a CDS encoding Y-family DNA polymerase, with translation MQLWIGVHLPHLNLEVFRPRSPAPSPDDARGFVVLEGGRVVALDRAARALGVVAGMRRGGVLSLAPDAQIRERDAARERELVLGVAYALLQFTPSVVDAEEAVVVLDVTASLRLFHGIRALRQRVRAVVASFGVTAAISVGSSGPAAWMVARGLRGGLALSARSLRRALARVPLVVAPDARRYANWFEDLGCETLADLQRLPRAGLKKRCGTQLLDWLDQVAGTAPAAYDWLEMPPSFDTRVELMDRVEHAEALLFVARRLILQLTGWLTAKQLDVAAFALLLEHERGRDAIAPTEIEIALGAPTRFEEHLTRLVKERLGHVELAGPVIAVRLVARRVQEAAAPSDSLFPEPGGTPQDHARLLELLTARLGAENVLVPAPMADYRPAPAARWVPMRDAPKPAPLPADLPRPAWLLAKPVPLLTRQHRPFYGTPLRMVSPGERIEGGWQDGQTVTRDYFVAEDDHGVCYWIYKERPTASDESEARFFLHGLFG, from the coding sequence ATGCAACTCTGGATCGGCGTGCATTTGCCGCACCTCAACCTCGAAGTGTTCCGGCCACGATCGCCGGCGCCATCGCCTGACGATGCGCGCGGGTTCGTCGTGCTCGAGGGCGGCCGCGTCGTGGCGCTCGATCGCGCCGCACGTGCGCTTGGTGTGGTCGCCGGCATGCGCCGCGGTGGCGTGCTGTCGCTCGCGCCGGACGCGCAGATCCGCGAGCGCGACGCCGCGCGCGAGCGCGAGCTCGTGCTCGGCGTTGCCTATGCGCTCCTGCAGTTCACGCCGAGCGTCGTCGACGCCGAAGAAGCCGTGGTGGTGCTCGACGTGACGGCGAGCCTGCGCCTCTTCCATGGCATCCGCGCGCTGCGCCAGCGCGTGCGTGCCGTCGTCGCGTCGTTCGGCGTCACCGCAGCGATATCCGTCGGGTCGTCTGGTCCGGCTGCCTGGATGGTCGCTCGCGGCCTGCGCGGTGGCCTCGCGCTGTCCGCGCGGTCGCTGCGCCGCGCTCTCGCGCGCGTGCCGCTCGTCGTGGCGCCGGACGCCCGGCGCTACGCGAACTGGTTTGAGGATCTCGGCTGCGAAACGCTGGCCGACCTGCAGCGCCTGCCGCGCGCCGGATTGAAGAAGCGATGCGGCACGCAACTGCTCGACTGGCTCGACCAGGTCGCCGGCACCGCGCCGGCCGCCTACGACTGGCTCGAAATGCCGCCATCGTTCGACACGCGCGTCGAACTGATGGACCGCGTCGAGCACGCCGAGGCGCTGCTGTTCGTCGCGCGCCGGCTGATCCTGCAGCTGACCGGCTGGCTCACCGCGAAGCAGCTGGACGTCGCCGCGTTCGCGCTGCTGCTCGAGCACGAGCGCGGGCGGGACGCGATCGCGCCGACCGAGATCGAGATCGCGTTGGGCGCCCCTACCCGCTTCGAGGAACACCTCACGCGGCTCGTCAAAGAGCGACTCGGCCATGTCGAGCTCGCCGGCCCTGTGATCGCCGTGCGGCTCGTCGCCCGTCGCGTGCAGGAAGCGGCCGCACCGAGCGACTCGCTGTTCCCGGAGCCAGGCGGCACGCCGCAGGATCACGCGCGGTTGCTCGAACTGCTGACTGCGCGGCTCGGCGCCGAGAACGTGCTCGTCCCGGCTCCCATGGCCGACTACCGTCCCGCGCCGGCCGCCCGATGGGTGCCGATGCGCGACGCGCCGAAGCCGGCGCCGCTGCCGGCGGATCTGCCACGCCCGGCTTGGCTGCTTGCCAAGCCGGTGCCGCTGCTCACGCGCCAGCATCGACCGTTCTACGGCACACCGCTGCGCATGGTATCGCCCGGCGAGCGCATCGAAGGCGGCTGGCAGGACGGGCAGACCGTGACGCGCGACTACTTCGTTGCCGAGGACGACCACGGCGTCTGCTACTGGATCTACAAGGAGCGGCCGACAGCCAGCGACGAGAGCGAAGCGCGCTTCTTCCTGCACGGCCTGTTCGGCTGA